From a region of the Triticum aestivum cultivar Chinese Spring chromosome 7D, IWGSC CS RefSeq v2.1, whole genome shotgun sequence genome:
- the LOC123169782 gene encoding vesicle-associated protein 1-2 yields the protein MASPGPAPAGELLRIDPIELRFPFELKKQISCSMQLSNLSDDYIAFKVKTTSPKKYSVRPNTGVVLPRSTCDVVVTMQAQREVPSDMQCKDKFLVQSVVAPSGINVKDVTGEMFMKESGNKIEEVKLRVTYVAPPQPPSPVPEESEEGSPSRVESENGDGPAGGFTRALRERIEPQEKSLEAGALISKLTEEKNSAIQQNHKIRQELDMMRREVSKRRGGGFSFVIVIIVALIGIFLGYMMKS from the exons ATGGCCTCCCCCGGACCAGCCcccgccggcgagctcctccgcaTCGACCCCATCGAGCTCCGCTTCCCCT ttgagttgaagaagcagatcTCCTGCTCGATGCAGCTGTCGAATCTCAGCGACGACTACATCGCCTTCAAG GTGAAAACTACAAGCCCAAAGAAATACTCTGTGCGGCCCAACACAGGGGTTGTCTTGCCACGATCTACATGCGATGTTGTTG TGACAATGCAAGCACAGCGAGAAGTACCATCTGACATGCAGTGCAAAGATAAGTTCCTAGTCCAGAGCGTTGTTGCACCCTCTGGCATAAATGTGAAGGATGTTACAGGAGAGATG TTTATGAAGGAATCTGGAAATAAGATTGAAGAGGTGAAATTACGAGTCACCTATGTTGCACCTCCACAGCCACCATCTCCAGTTCCTGAAGAATCCGAGGAAGGCTCCCCATCTAGGGTTGAATCAGAAAATGGAGATGGTCCTGCTGGGGGATTCACCAGG GCACTGCGAGAACGCATTGAGCCCCAAGAAAAATCTTTAGAG GCTGGAGCTTTGATCTCCAAGTTAACcgaagaaaagaattctgcaattCAACAGAACCATAAAATTAGACAGGAACTT GATATGATGAGACGGGAAGTCAGCAAGAGGCGCGGTGGAGGGTTTTCCTTTGTAATTGTCATAATTGTAGCTTTGATTGGGATCTTCCTGGGCTACATGATGAAGTCATAA
- the LOC123169781 gene encoding putative glycerol-3-phosphate transporter 1: MAKSHETTSRKPPGLRLFKGAKALRNYQTLVLVLTFLAYTCFHMTRKITSIVKSELDPQTKVGSAWGRLHTRNSLNIGWSPFNTSDGSTLLGEIDVAFLAVYSLGMFFAGHLGDRMDLRIVLTIGMIGTAIFTALFGAGYWLNIHNFYYFLVFQMIAGLFQSSGWPSVVAVVGNWFGKSKRGLIMGIWNAHTSIGNISGSLLAASLLKFGWGWSFAIPSIIMALAGLVVFFFLPVSPDVMEIDIDDGEVNSDKDTAKEPLLEPGQEVKHKAIGFLEAWRIPGVAPFALCLFFSKLVAYTFLYWLPFYISHTPIGNEYLSDAMAGSLSTVFDVGGVLGGVLAGHISDRVNARAITAASFMYCAIPALFLYRTYGSMSMMSNICLMFITGMFVNGPYALITTAVSADLGTHSSLNGNSRALATVTAIIDGTGSVGAAIGPLLTGYISTESWSAVFTMLMAAALLAGLLLTHLVCAELRGKLSSNVSKVVANAQTTCSDQV, from the exons ATGGCCAAGTCTCATGAGACGACGAGTAGGAAACCTCCTGGCCTCCGGTTATTCAAAGGTGCCAAGGCTCTAAGAAATTACCAGACGCTCGTCTTGGTCCTTACATTCTTGGCATACACTTGCTTCCATATGACTCGGAAGATAACAAGCATTGTCAAGAGTGAGCTTGATCCCCAGACAAAAGTGGGGTCTGCCTGGGGACGATTGCACACACGCAACAGTCTCAACATTGGTTGGTCTCCATTTAACACCTCTGATGGTTCCACTTTGCTTGGTGAGATAGATGTAGCATTCCTTGCGGTGTATTCTCTTGGGATGTTCTTCGCCGGGCATCTTGGTGACCGCATGGACTTGAGGATTGTTCTAACAATTGGCATGATTGGCACTGCCATATTCACTGCACTCTTTGGTGCTGGATATTGGCTAAATATTCACAACTTCTACTACTTTCTGGTCTTTCAGATGATTGCTGGCTTATTTCAATCATCTGGCTGGCCTTCAGTCGTTGCAGTTGTTGGTAACTGGTTTGGGAAGAGCAAGAGGGGATTGATTATGGGTATATGGAACGCACATACTTCTATTGGAAACATATCCGGTTCGCTGCTTGCTGCATCTCTGCTGAAATTTGGATGGGGGTGGTCATTTGCCATCCCCAGCATCATCATGGCTCTTGCTGGGTTGGTGGTGTTCTTTTTCTTGCCGGTTAGTCCTGATGTAATGGAGATAGATATTGATGATGGGGAGGTAAACTCAGACAAGGATACTGCAAAGGAGCCCCTTTTGGAACCAGGCCAAGAAGTGAAACATAAGGCAATAGGATTCTTGGAGGCATGGAGGATTCCTGGAGTTGCACCGTTTGCTCTCTgcctcttcttctccaagttggTTGCATACACCTTCCTGTACTGGCTACCTTTCTACATCAGCCATACAC CTATTGGCAACGAGTACCTCTCTGATGCGATGGCTGGCAGCTTGTCAACAGTCTTCGATGTTGGAGGTGTGTTGGGAGGAGTCCTTGCCGGTCACATCTCTGATCGCGTAAATGCACGAGCAATCACGGCCGCGAGCTTCATGTACTGTGCCATACCTGCCCTTTTCTTGTACAGAACATATGGAAGCATGTCGATGATGTCGAACATTTGCCTCATGTTCATCACTGGCATGTTTGTCAATGGTCCTTATGCCCTGATCACAACCGCAGTGTCAGCTGACCTTGGCACTCACAGCTCATTGAATGGTAATTCTCGGGCACTGGCCACTGTGACAGCAATCATCGATGGGACCGGGTCGGTTGGTGCTGCGATCGGGCCATTGCTCACAGGATACATCTCAACAGAGAGCTGGAGTGCCGTGTTCACGATGTTGATGGCAGCAGCACTTCTTGCTGGGCTCCTCTTGACACATCTTGTCTGTGCTGAGCTAAGAGGAAAGCTGTCTTCCAATGTGAGCAAGGTTGTCGCCAATGCACAAACTACCTGCTCAGATCAAGTATAG